In one Silene latifolia isolate original U9 population chromosome 10, ASM4854445v1, whole genome shotgun sequence genomic region, the following are encoded:
- the LOC141607277 gene encoding uncharacterized protein LOC141607277 produces MVKKDSKPRLLRWVLLLQEFDLEIKDKAGSENVVADHLSRLTVEDHGIQDKSGPINEWLRDDGLMEVTVKTPWFADLANYIVSGFLPDEMEQRERRKLRNDAKRYFWNDPRLFRKCGDGMFRRCVSREEGLEIVNRVHNSAYRGHLATSRTIAKILQGGFYWPSMFKDIHYFVKSCDA; encoded by the coding sequence atggtgaagaAAGATTCAAAGCCCCGACTCTTGAGATGGGTCCTACTtctccaagaatttgatttagagattAAGGATAAGGCCGGGTCGGAAAATGTTGTAGCCGACCACCTATCAAGATTGACCGTTGAAGATCATGGGATACAAGACAAGAGTGGACCCATCAATGAGTGGTTACGGGATGATGGACTCATGGAAGTTACCGTCAAGACCCCTTGGTTTGCGGATCTTGCAAACTACATTGTAAGTGGTTTCTTGCCGGATGAAATGGAACAAAGGGAAAGGCGGAAGTTGAGGAATGACGCCAAGAGATACTTTTGGAATGACCCCCGCTTATTccgcaagtgtggggatggaatgttCCGGAGATGTGTTTCAAGAGAGGAGGGCTTGGAGATTGTCAACCGGGTTCACAATTCCGCCTATAGGGGACACTTGGCCACCTCTAGAACAattgccaagatcctccaaggtGGATTCTATTGGCCCTCCATGTTTAAGGACATCCACTACTTTGTTAAATCTTGTGATGCTTga
- the LOC141607278 gene encoding uncharacterized protein LOC141607278: protein MNFDFDAAGEVRFLQMNELQELRLEAYESSKIYKDQTKKWHDAKIMKKEISVGDLVLLFNSKIKVFPGKLKSRWSGPFKVMKIFPYGAFELWSEEGGTFRVNGQRIKRYYDGDNKGSIEVLYLREPLPEERTN from the coding sequence atgaattttgactttgatgCCGCCGGAGAGGTACGTTTCCTCCAAATGAATGAGCTTCAGGAATTGAGATTGGAGGCCTATGAGAGCTCCAAAATCTACAAAGAtcaaacgaagaaatggcatgatGCCAAGATCATGAAGAAAGAGATAAGTGTTGGAGACCTTGTTCTCCTTTTCAATTCCAAGATCAAGGTGTTTCCGGGCAAGCTCAAATCAAGGTGGTCGGGACCCTTTAAAGTGATGAAGATATTCCCCTATGGTGCCTTTGAGCTTTGGAGCGAGGAAGGAGGCACCTTtagggtcaatggtcaaagaatcAAGCGCTACTATGACGGTGATAACAAAGGTTCGATTGAAGTGCTCTATCTCAGGGAACCCCTCCCCGAGGAGAGGACAAATTGA